ATCTTGGAGCTGCTGGACTTTTCAATAACTCGGCATCTACAGTCTCACAACTTCTTGGATCAGTTCACGGAGGAAGTCCAATCAACAATGCCCCAGCAGCAAATGACTTTTTGATGCCCCAAGCCGGACTTGCACCAATCGGACGAGCACAAAGCCGTATCATCCCAATCGAACAAAACCAACTTGCTCGTTCTCCGCCACATCACATTGCTGGTTCTCTTCCAATGAATGCATATTCTGATTCTAATCTTCTTCGTCCAAATAAGGACTTTGGTGGATCCTCGCAATCATTGGGACCATTCAATCCACTTGGAGCGTCTGTTCCAGGTGCTGCTGCTGATCCATTCTCATCTCAGTATGATAAATGGAGCCTTGGAGTTGAACCATCAGTTGGAGGTCTTCTCGAAGGTGGAAACGTTGACGAGGAGAAATTCCAAACTTTGTTCCCACCATCAAGATCTCAGATTAAGCGTCAGAAGATGATCTATCATTGCAAGTTCGGAGAGTTTGGAGTCATGGAAGGACAATTCACTGAGCCATCTGGAGTTGCTGTCAATGGACAGGGCGACATCGTCGTTGCTGACACCAATAATCACCGTATCCAGGTGTTCGACAAGGAAGGTCGTTTTAAGTTCCAATTTGGAGAATGTGGCAAACGCGATGGACAATTGTTGTATCCAAATCGTGTGGCTGTCAACCGTACCACCGGCGACTTTGTTGTCACTGAGAGATCGCCAACTCATCAGATTCAAGTGTACAACCAGTATGGGCAATTCTTGCGTAAATTCGGCGCCAATATCCTCCAACATCCACGTGGAGTGTGTGTTGATAGCAAGGGACGCATCATTGTTGTTGAGTGCAAGGTAAGATTTATCAATTCCTTTTCatcttttgataaaatatatttccagGTCATGCGTGTAATCATTTTCGATATGTTCGGCAACATCTTGCAAAAGTTCTCATGCTCTCGCTATCTCGAGTTCCCCAACGGCGTGTGCACCAACGACAAGAACGAGATTCTGATATCTGATAACCGTGCTCATTGCATCAAGGTGTTCTCCTACGAAGGACAATATCTTCGCCAAATCGGAGGCGAGGGAGTCACCAATTACCCAATTGGGGTTGGAATCAACTCTCTTGGAGAAGTAGTTGTCGCTGATAACCACAACAACTTCAACTTGACTGTCTTCTCTCAGGTAACTTGATAAAATAAGAATGAAACAAGACGTAGTTTataaaccaaattttcaggatgGAACCATGATTGGAGCTCTTGAGTCACGTGTCAAGCACGCTCAGTGCTTCGATGTTGCTCTTGTTGATGATGGATCAGTTGTACTTGCATCGAAAGACTACCGTCTTTACCTCTACCGCTTCCTTCCGGCCACATCTGGACAGTCAACTTCTTCCGCTTCTAGCCAGATCTAGATATGATTGAAGTTATCTAAGGCAAGAGTAAGACCTGGAGTAACCTCATGGAGCAGCAGGCTGAACCCCCACCCCCACCTTTTTCTTCTTGTAAATGTGAATAGAATTTTCTACTTCTATCTGCCCCGTAAAATGTGATTTTCGGCCCAATATTCCTCTCCGTGCATCCCCTTAAAGGTGTTCTTCTGAGCTCTCGGAGCTTTTCcttccagtttttttctttttgaattttttatttcctggtttttcgttgtttttgcTTTCTATTCGTCGttaaatgtgtattttttaattggagcAGTGCTCCGTTCCCcgttttttattgttgatCACCCAAATCAGTTGGGCTCATTTGGCTCTTTCTAAGTTGTGGATTTTCACGACTGTCCTTGTCTAAGTCCCGCCCACGTTTTTATTGCTGAGCCTGGTGCTCGTTCTTGTAAAATGATTTCCccgttttgtaatttttagtcCCTTATGTTATCCCTCCCATCTAAGatccttttttctctttttttccggTAATTAGTCTACATGCGTCGGTGTCAATGGTTTTCGTAGGGTTAAGAGAGCGTCTAAGACGAGCTGGTCTCGATCTATTCACCGAAAGCACATGCTCCCCGAGCCATTTTCATCTTCTgctgttttttatttattaagtTCCCATCGCTGCTTTTTTGTTTGTATGGCGCCTGGAAGcgcattttttattgcatcCGTATCTATCCACCCCTTGTCAGTAAAAAGTCCCTCACATATGTtatcttttttccttcttattctaattttcgcttaaaaatgCACTTCTCTACCCATCCCCCGTCCCAATTCTAAcctttatcattttttatttttcattcccCTAAGCTCCTCCCCCTTTACTTTTCCGTAATTTCGAGTAGATTTCTTATTTATATGGGCAGTTTTCTTGTTATGTGTGTTTAAAGGCTCCACTTAAAATTCCCATCCCAACCCCAAAAACATTGGAGCATTCGATACTATTTTTTAGTGGTTTTGTTGTTGATTTTGGTGTCAACCCTACTCGTCCTTAAGCTTTTTAACCGGTTTTGTACCCTCTTAAAATTcctattttctgtttttttttttcatttttcatcgtCGTTTTTatgttgtttcttttttcttcatttcttcgGCAGGCTGGTTCCTGTTTTTTCCCCAAGCAActtcatattatttttggcGAGAGAAACTTGatgttattttcttttttgttgtatttttcttttttattagctttttcttgcttttttcccacaaaaatcGTCTGTTTCCCATTTACCttccactgaaaattccaTCTTTTCGTGTAGAAATAAATGAGAATCGgtccaaacaaattttttttcaaaagtcgaattcaaaaaaaaaaacaaccaatagatttttctgaacGTACGTaggaaaaaaactagtaaCTTGACACCATAAATCGATGGCTTGATCTTTAAAAAAGACTAACCATTCGCACATTTAGAATTGTAAATAGGATTTTTCGCCaccgaaaaaacatttttttcattaactttttttctaatttttttctctttttttcgcgTTGATCGCCTTCCATCccaagttttgtaaaaattgatgttttagtagttttttttcgcaatttgtttatttgatTGTAATCCAACGTTTTTGTATgtctttttgtaattttgcgaaaattcattattcaaatgttttgttgtccatgaaattgattcaaataaattgttatCGAGAAATTGTAAGATAATTGGAAATCGATTCAAAATTGGGAAGATCAACAAGTTTCAGCGAAGGAACAGGGAATAATTTGAGATATTCCGGATTTgggatactgtagttgtaGTCCGAGCCGAGAACAATATCAACctggaaagaaaaaatttaattgatttttcatattttttctcttgatttgtgaaaatgtatgtgtttttgttatttttgagatttttttaaagtaaacatttctaaatatcgaaaactatttttaaaaacgatgAAAACTTCGAGcaacaaaagttcaaaattgtcgtttcgagaccggaaACCGcaattttaaaggaaaaatctCAATAATTAGATGCTAGgtaatatataaaaaaaattaaacttttagcttttaattagtttttaatttatgagAACTTATTACATTGTGCTTTGAAATAATTTGTGCAAGACGAGACGAGTCCGGGTAATTCAAAGGTCCTTCGAACTGAAAAGTTAacagaacatttgaatttgtttttactTGAAAAGGTGCTCCACGGCAGTAACCCACCAATGTTAATGTCTTTCCCATATACCATGGCAGAAGTAAATTGACAATTGTCTCCAAGTCTTGCGGAGCATCCAAAACCAAAACATTCTCGAAAGCCACGTGGTTTTCGTGATACTTGTCGAGAACTCTCGTTTCGAGACCCAATTTTCGAGATTCCAACGATTCGAGTAGCTCCGCTTTGCTCACTGGATGagcttttctggaaaaaaagcgATATTGTTTGCGTTGCGAGGTGTtttttccttcgttttttCACTGTTCGTTGCGTTTTCACATCGTGTGTGGTCTTAAGGGAGTCTGTATTTGTAAAGAGAATAAGAGACTGTGATTGAGTAAGTGACACAGAGAAAATAGAGAAGCAGTGACTGGCACCGAACGGACAGGCACACCACTATGTGGATAAAAAATAGAGGGAGTGAAAGTTGGAATTGAGATACCGGAAaagggaattttgaaaatgatccAGACACTGagagtttgttttttttttggaagatttccAGTCTCGGCACAACCtgaatatttccaaatttgtgaCGGCATGTGCGCGTtcaaggagtactgtagtttttacgTTCTATTATTGTGAGTCATGTTTTTGCGAAGTTGtaataaagaaataaacaCAAGACTTGGACTTCAACAAAGAATGGGAAATAATGGGAAGTGAGAACTACCGTACTCcataaaggcgcacactttcGTTCGAAATTATTCAGATCATTAAGGTAAATTTAAAGGAACACACATTTGAAACGGTTTATCGACGAGTGAATGatgtattttaaactttcCACTTTGCAAAAGTTCAAGGAAAACGCCAATGGAAATATATGTAAACTAAATATGTgtaaaaaacatcaaaaaaggAGCCGGGAAAAAGATAAAACATTGTTAGATCTTGTTTCAAGTCTAAAGAAACATACCCTTTTTCATCAACCAACTTCATAACAATATCTTCATTCTCCCAATTGAATTCCGAGTCTTCAATTTTCGGAttcatttccattttaatttcagccaTTATAGTACTCCATTCCCAATCTTTCCCATTTCTTAAATCTAAAGTGGTACGATAGGATGGTCTACGTGCCGGATAATGCTTCTTTGGTGGCGGGATTCCATGATTTGGCGCAACATGGCGGATTACTAACAACTGAGATTCGTCCATTCCACAAATATTCTATAACAAACTAGGGCTTCAGTACTCATAAATGGATCTTACCTCaacttttgatttaatttcaatGAGCTCTTGAGCCTGCCAAACTGCGTCTACAGTAACCACAATTCTTGGTTTTTCacacattattattttttctaaaactttattttttgagacaaGAGGGTCCTGGAATAAGATAAAACTTTAACTGAAACAAAATAGCAAATATTACCATAACAATTCCAATCAAACCAACTCGATATGCTGCTAAAATTGTCAAGGGAAGTTGCATaacttttggaagaaaaatcaatattttcttgttttcaatGCCACCGTTGTCAATAGGAGATGTGGGGAGAACAAGAGCTTTTGCTATTTTTCGAACCAAAATCTCACATGTTTCCCAGTCTACATCACAACAATCATGAACATCTTTGTCATCCCAGTAATTTCCTTCCCTGAAAAACTAACTCGGGTCCTGAcaagaattaaatttttcaaataccgTATTCGCTAGGTTACGGCAGTTTTGCTTTCGATATTTTACGCCTTTTTGGTAATAATTGAATAGGCAAGTTTTTTACTGGATAAAAggcaaaaatattgaataaatcgagaaaaacaagaaaatgaaataaaagaGTCTTACCAAATCAATCCAATATCCAAAGGTTTCCGTATATTAGGATCTAAACCAATACACTTTTTCAGCAGTGACATTACGAATGTATTCTGTAGTGAATATATTTATAACTGAATGCACATATGGATACAATTTCAGTATATAATTGGCTGCAATTTGTTGAAGAGAtaataattccaattttgccAATAAGAGATGTGGCGAGAACAAgtgcttttaaaattttttcgaaccGAAATCATCATAGGAGAAACACGcaaatcttaatttttgttgGATCAGTAAATCCAGAGTTTCAGAAATGTATTGATTTCAGTTAATTGCAGTGCAGCCACTAGTGCCGTAGTGTTGGTGACTAATAGATCATTAAGTTCCAATTTCCTTGAACATTTCAATATAATTTGACTCATGTTCTGTGATAAAATCACTTGCAATCGTTTTGATTCTTCTTGTGGAAATGGGCTTTTGtacaaaacaattatttcagtATTACGGGAAAACgattttaaaacgttttggGAGAGCAAACTCTTCAAACTACTTCTTGCTTCAATGGAAAACGTTTTAATCTCCAATCCATCGAATTCATCACAAATCGTGCTTTTGAAATCTTCATTGGCACTATAGTCAACATAACAGACAATTTTCGTCTGATGTAATATCTCAAGTATGTGATCCaataaaaaactacagtaatcctaacGTACTCCTATGTTACCAGCTTTCTAAATATATGAATGAGAAGAACTGCAAATTACGAAAAGTAATAATTGTTGTTGGAATGATTGAATGAATTTATATAATAGAACCAGAAATATCTAACCGTTTATAGCACAAAGAAATATAATATTAACAGACTAGAAACATGAAATCATTCAGAGATTTAGGAACCCGTAAAAATGAAtcgaaaatgatgaaaataaaatatctcTATAAGTAAGCCATATTAATGTGCCCGTCTCTACGGTAAGATGGGGCAGTTGGTGGTTGATAGCGACGTGATGATGAAGATGTGTAGATATGAGTGATGTCATCAGTTGATGtcgatttctgaaatatttcaaaaattattaaatacgACTTTAAATTAGCACTTTTTCTGGTTTACTCACCATTCCATAAACAGTTGCCACGTCATAAGTATCGTCATCAGGTGACTTGACCATTGATCGATTGATATGTCCTCTTCTACGTGGCATTACATGCCCCGTCCACCCATTACTTCTTTCAGTTTGTTTTTGATCTCCAGGTGATTTTTGTCTCCATCGTCTTCTGATTGCCAGAAGACAAACGGAAAATCCAATTAAACTGATAAGAGCAAGAGTTATGAGCAGAATGAGTGTAGTTGTATtcgagaaattggaaaacagtCGGAATCCTCCTGATCCAGATTGAATTGAATCAAATTGACACTCATTTCTAGATGTTCCAGTtgatgatatttcaaaaaacttgtttctaTTAAGAATAGGATGTACGAATTGATTTTGAGCAAGCAAACGTCGGAAACAAAATGCGGCAGGTGTCATCAGTTGTATCTTTTTTGCTGTGAAGAGCATTTGGAGAGGTACACGTGATTTCACTTCTTTTCCACGTCCATTTACTTGAATTGAGATTCGACGTCCATCCTCTGACATTTGAAATAGAAGACGATGCCATCGACCATCATTCACACGTTTTTCAATTCGTGTCTCGATCGGACGAGCGTAGGCGTCGGTGATTGAAAAGGTAAGGGAACCTCcaatgagctgaaaatttagaaatttcaaatccaaaactgtagtaggtgaaaactgaattcccccgttttttgaacttgaataAACACTTTTCGAAGGGCTTTGCTATataatatttgtttattttagaaatatagaatg
The nucleotide sequence above comes from Caenorhabditis elegans chromosome III. Encoded proteins:
- the acs-25 gene encoding AMP-binding domain-containing protein (Confirmed by transcript evidence), which translates into the protein MSLLKKCIGLDPNIRKPLDIGLIWEGNYWDDKDVHDCCDVDWETCEILVRKIAKALVLPTSPIDNGGIENKKILIFLPKVMQLPLTILAAYRVGLIGIVMDPLVSKNKVLEKIIMCEKPRIVVTVDAVWQAQELIEIKSKVENICGMDESQLLVIRHVAPNHGIPPPKKHYPARRPSYRTTLDLRNGKDWEWSTIMAEIKMEMNPKIEDSEFNWENEDIVMKLVDEKGKAHPVSKAELLESLESRKLGLETRVLDKYHENHVAFENVLVLDAPQDLETIVNLLLPWYMGKTLTLFEGPLNYPDSSRLAQIISKHNVDIVLGSDYNYSIPNPEYLKLFPVPSLKLVDLPNFESISNYLTISR
- the ncl-1 gene encoding B-box type zinc finger protein ncl-1 (Confirmed by transcript evidence), whose amino-acid sequence is METQLSVQLGLDSLLTDFGLESVMNKQQQLFANMGLSDIGAPTPSTAIPVPNAHLHPSMVAGSDPSNPVVGFGFGSPSSTTSSSPPLSNSPTIEQQQHAQLTAMMQGIMSNNNVAVSNGSGVQVASVPAVHCSGCKSNETATSFCQDCNANLCDNCTMAHKFMHCFADHRVVSLTTPGTGSSSSSTSSSSSASSTSSHQVPSLGGKQSPDSMMLGSGKRSVLCLQHRASELVFFCVSCNLAICRDCTVSDHPSGTHQYELIADVADKQMLKMEQLIADARSKHADMLDMFKQVDNKQQVLTASLHNAHAQLEETVSNLINVIQDQKKTLAKDIDNAFAAKQIQLTMVDKRIQSMADKLSQTIEFSRRLMSFASPAEVMVFKQLLDTRLQLFLGFNPDTSGVLMTPCEIEYLGAAGLFNNSASTVSQLLGSVHGGSPINNAPAANDFLMPQAGLAPIGRAQSRIIPIEQNQLARSPPHHIAGSLPMNAYSDSNLLRPNKDFGGSSQSLGPFNPLGASVPGAAADPFSSQYDKWSLGVEPSVGGLLEGGNVDEEKFQTLFPPSRSQIKRQKMIYHCKFGEFGVMEGQFTEPSGVAVNGQGDIVVADTNNHRIQVFDKEGRFKFQFGECGKRDGQLLYPNRVAVNRTTGDFVVTERSPTHQIQVYNQYGQFLRKFGANILQHPRGVCVDSKGRIIVVECKVMRVIIFDMFGNILQKFSCSRYLEFPNGVCTNDKNEILISDNRAHCIKVFSYEGQYLRQIGGEGVTNYPIGVGINSLGEVVVADNHNNFNLTVFSQDGTMIGALESRVKHAQCFDVALVDDGSVVLASKDYRLYLYRFLPATSGQSTSSASSQI
- the ncl-1 gene encoding B box-type domain-containing protein (Confirmed by transcript evidence); this translates as METQLSVQLGLDSLLTDFGLESVMNKQQQLFANMGLSDIGAPTPSTAIPVPNAHLHPSMVAGSDPSNPVVGFGFGSPSSTTSSSPPLSNSPTIEQQQHAQLTAMMQGIMSNNNVAVSNGSGVQVASVPAVHCSGCKSNETKLQATSFCQDCNANLCDNCTMAHKFMHCFADHRVVSLTTPGTGSSSSSTSSSSSASSTSSHQVPSLGGKQSPDSMMLGSGKRSVLCLQHRASELVFFCVSCNLAICRDCTVSDHPSGTHQYELIADVADKQMLKMEQLIADARSKHADMLDMFKQVDNKQQVLTASLHNAHAQLEETVSNLINVIQDQKKTLAKDIDNAFAAKQIQLTMVDKRIQSMADKLSQTIEFSRRLMSFASPAEVMVFKQLLDTRLQLFLGFNPDTSGVLMTPCEIEYLGAAGLFNNSASTVSQLLGSVHGGSPINNAPAANDFLMPQAGLAPIGRAQSRIIPIEQNQLARSPPHHIAGSLPMNAYSDSNLLRPNKDFGGSSQSLGPFNPLGASVPGAAADPFSSQYDKWSLGVEPSVGGLLEGGNVDEEKFQTLFPPSRSQIKRQKMIYHCKFGEFGVMEGQFTEPSGVAVNGQGDIVVADTNNHRIQVFDKEGRFKFQFGECGKRDGQLLYPNRVAVNRTTGDFVVTERSPTHQIQVYNQYGQFLRKFGANILQHPRGVCVDSKGRIIVVECKVMRVIIFDMFGNILQKFSCSRYLEFPNGVCTNDKNEILISDNRAHCIKVFSYEGQYLRQIGGEGVTNYPIGVGINSLGEVVVADNHNNFNLTVFSQDGTMIGALESRVKHAQCFDVALVDDGSVVLASKDYRLYLYRFLPATSGQSTSSASSQI